From Chryseobacterium joostei, the proteins below share one genomic window:
- a CDS encoding SRPBCC family protein, which yields METLSYETIIDAPLQKVWDILWSPETYSVWTQYFGAGSSIMKSDWKVDGKTYFLNDKGDGMVSTIDSLDEPNQIVFKHLGMIENGVEDTQSKEVMEWNGCFEKYFLTDYEGKTKLHAEVQVEKQWRDHMNTGFTKGLIVVKSLAERVNLTSV from the coding sequence ATGGAAACCCTATCTTACGAAACAATAATTGATGCTCCCTTGCAAAAAGTCTGGGACATTCTTTGGAGCCCTGAAACATATAGCGTATGGACGCAGTATTTCGGTGCAGGATCATCTATCATGAAGTCTGACTGGAAAGTAGATGGTAAAACATACTTTCTAAATGACAAGGGAGACGGAATGGTCTCTACTATAGACAGTCTGGATGAACCTAACCAAATAGTTTTTAAACACCTGGGAATGATAGAAAACGGAGTAGAAGACACCCAAAGCAAAGAGGTAATGGAGTGGAATGGTTGCTTTGAAAAGTATTTTCTAACCGATTATGAGGGAAAAACAAAGCTTCATGCTGAGGTTCAGGTCGAGAAACAATGGCGAGATCATATGAATACAGGTTTTACAAAAGGATTGATCGTGGTAAAAAGCCTCGCAGAGAGAGTCAATCTTACTTCAGTATAA
- a CDS encoding SRPBCC family protein, translated as MEILSYEIEINAEPEKVWSVLWGDITYRQWSTAFAEGSFYEGTLEENNIIKFFDPKHNGMYSRIEKIIPNEEIKFLHLGEIYDGIEVPKDWGDATETYFLEENDNGTLLRTEIHSPEEFKEFFEEKFPKAQMIIKHLSENQL; from the coding sequence ATGGAGATATTATCATATGAAATAGAGATTAATGCAGAACCCGAAAAAGTATGGAGTGTCCTTTGGGGAGATATTACTTACAGACAATGGTCAACTGCTTTTGCGGAAGGCTCTTTTTACGAAGGAACTCTGGAAGAGAATAATATCATCAAGTTTTTTGATCCCAAGCACAATGGGATGTACAGCAGAATTGAAAAAATTATCCCTAATGAGGAAATAAAATTTCTGCATCTGGGAGAAATTTATGATGGCATTGAGGTTCCTAAGGATTGGGGAGATGCTACGGAAACCTACTTTTTAGAGGAAAATGATAACGGAACTCTATTGAGAACTGAAATTCACTCTCCCGAGGAGTTTAAAGAATTTTTTGAAGAAAAATTTCCCAAAGCACAGATGATTATTAAACATCTTTCGGAAAACCAACTTTAA